Proteins encoded by one window of Haliotis asinina isolate JCU_RB_2024 chromosome 6, JCU_Hal_asi_v2, whole genome shotgun sequence:
- the LOC137286814 gene encoding carbohydrate sulfotransferase 15-like, which produces MIPQNAGLKEPVVLKPYLMKHMYKDPKFIIILRNPTDRLYSDYIFLNRGDSPQSFHKDVLRAVQIEEGCMRNNSVRRCLYSLDVSRQLPTSIFIGYYSVFTKEWLNVFSREYFLVLRTEDYNNGMEGSLREVYDFLKLNYTDDFLRKIARIPHMHVTEKKKKAGPMLEETRILLNNLYRPYLNELADILQHRKFLWLT; this is translated from the exons ATGATCCCCCAAAATGCAGGTCTCAAAGAACCCGTGGTTCTTAAACCATACCTCATGAAGCACATGTATAAAGATCCCAAGTTCATTATAATTTTGAGGAATCCCACTG ACAGATTGTACTCGGATTACATATTCCTAAACCGTGGGGATTcgcctcagtcatttcataagGATGTGCTACGGGCTGTTCAGATCGAGGAAGGTTGTATGAGGAACAACTCAGTACGGCGATGTCTGTACAGCTTGGATGTTTCTAGACAACTTCCG ACTAGCATCTTCATTGGATATTACTCAGTGTTCACGAAGGAATGGCTGAACGTTTTCAGTAGGGAATATTTCCTTGTCCTAAGGACTGAAGACTACAACAACGGCATGGAGGGTTCACTGCGAGAAGTATATGACTTTCTAAAACTGA ATTACACTGACGATTTCCTGAGAAAGATCGCCCGCATACCGCACATGCACGTCActgagaagaagaagaaagctGGACCAATGCTTGAAGAAACACGTATATTGTTGAACAATTTGTACCGACCATACCTCAATGAGTTAGCTGATATACTCCAACACAGGAAGTTCCTGTGGTTGACATGA